The region attttagTTATTAAAACCAGGAAATAAGACAACAATGCATGATTTTTGAATCATTTCAGATATATTTGAATTTTCTGAAACAATAGAATAGAAATATACTTTCATAAAcatttcacaattttattttctgaCGTAAAGTTCATTTTGTTTAGCCTTATGAACCCTCACATCGGAACAGAtatacagccttattctaaagcATTTTGATTAttatacttcatttttatttatttatttttatcaggaGCAATAGCACTGATGACtgcaagaaaattaataaatggatgAAGACCATTTGAAtttcaaaaatacatataaaatcttAAATAACACATCTGTTGAAAGGAACATTGTCTTTTGCCTAGATGAACTATTATCCTATTTTAGTTTAAAAAGCTTTCAAGATACTAAGCAAGTACATAAAGATACTACAATTTATTAATAGCAGACATGCATTAGGTAATAGAATGAAATGTACCTTTTGCAAATATCTCATTTCCTTTTTACTTCTTCGACAGTCTCCTTTTGGCTCtcgtgaaaaaaaaatatattctgcaAAATAAATGCTAATGAAATaagtattccccccccccccccccccactcaaaTACTGACTACCTTACAATTAACTCAAGCCATATTGCAGACCTTTCCGAGTTACATTACTGCTCGAAAATGGACATATGTGAATTTGCAGCAGGAAGCCTCCGTTGCATTGCAGCAGAAaggatttttaaaatggaaacccaaaaagaatgaaaggttcctaacttttttttttcagtctggtTGTCAATGCAGCTGAATGCTCCCAGCCTGACCCTGTACCGGCAAGCCAGTCCCAATGAGAGAAGAAGGGTGCAAAGTTTGTGCTTGGCTTCTGATGGTGAGCATAATGCTTAATGGATCCACCCCACAGTCCAAAAGGAATCAGGTTATGCATTGACCAAGGAAAGTCGTAGCCACAGTGGTCATCAATGGAGATCCAAACATTAAAGACCATAAAGCTCCAGGCAGTGAGGCAGTGACACTGAAAAAAAATCGGGTCTACTGTAGTCCAAAAGCCAACACAGATTAACTCCCACGCAGACAGGTACTGGGTCACAAGGCTGAAGGGTTCGTAAAATTCATGATGGATGGCATGGAAAGTGGTGTACAACCACTTGATTTTGTGGTGCAGCATATGCCACAGGTAGTACTGGAAGTCAAAAAGGATGGTGCATCCAAGGATGCCGAAAACAAACTCCAACAAGCTTGGTGCTTCTTTTGGCAAAGGAACCGGTGGCCTCCAGTACCACTGAGCTACCGTGGCAGGAAAAATAAAGACTAAATGGTTGTAGACAGTTAGTCCCAGAGTCTTCAGGATTTCATTCAACGTCACCTGCTTCTTCGAATGAATCTTGTATTGATTGATACCTGGGAGTATATACGCCAGTACATCCAGGATGGTGAAAAGGGTAACCAACAAAAAGTAAGTAGACACTGACAGTATGATCGGGAACAGAGGAGATCTAAGGGTGTCTTGAAAATTGGTGAGCAGGTAGTCCCAAAAGAGCTGCAGTACTGACTTTCCGGGAATGTAGCTTGTCATGTTTGCCATGTGAATGGCCTGGGAGTAACAGAACAGAAATTCCATTATGTGCTCAGTACAACGTAGGTACCAGTGATGGCTAGACGGAATTCTTAAAGCAAATCTTAAAAACCCGTCCCTCAGCAAGTCTTACTCTAGGCAACTGAAGCTGGATTAAGTGTCTTTTCTTAAAGGCTGATGAAGCGCCACCTCCCCACTGGCAGCTGCTTTATACCCTATTATTTCTAATGGGAAGGAAGCCAACTTAATTGGCAAATGTCTCTTGAGCAATGTTAAGTTCTCCACTAAAACGACAGATCAAGTTGCTTTGAGATGGCTATGGTTTTAGAAAGCAGAGCTGATGCAACAAAAGCTTtaacttagtaaaaaaaaaattatctcttTTATGCCAAATTCAGAGGTAGCATTTGTGATTAAATATCATGTTGTGCTGCATTGCATTCTTTAGATCCGAGAAGGTTAATTTAAGCTGTGACTACTAATGCTAGGAAAGAACAAattgaaatgtgttatataatttaaaatagctctatttaaaaaaaaaaacataaataatcaaACTCTTGATCAGTCTTGCCATAATAAATAtcataaaagtgctttacaaagaaaGTAATAATGTAAACAACTGTATAACTTATTTACAAATgtataacttattttaaaaagtcagttgAATTCTTAATAGCCTAAAGcagataattatatttattacaacTCAAAGACTCAAACTCAGTTATATTATAAGTGCTACGTATGTTCAGAGAATAGCAGACAGCTCTGAGGCAGATCTGATTCAACCTGTAAATTCAGAACTGGCTGCTTTGTGAGATAAATGCAGTAACTCCATCCCTAGCCAAGGTTCTAAGTAGCTTAAAATTGTGGGGTAATGAATTATGGATGTGTGAAAATCAAAGTGTGGTCAATGCTGAAGATCTGCTTGAGAAAGGGGAACTAGTGGTCAAACACGTTAGATGACTCCTGTAGCATGAGGGCTTCAAAGTGACTGTTTTTTAGTCGTTGTTTCTTCCTTCCTTTAATCGGtttcatcaaaacaaatgtgataacttttaagttatttttaatcCTTTGTCCCCATGCTACTAATGGAAAGGACTGATACTGTCTCAGTTCATTGCATTTACTTGTCCAAATAAGGTTTCTCTAACTTTAACACATGAAAGCAACAACTTGTGTGTAGCCACAGCACTGGCCTCCAGCACCCTCCTGCTTACTACTTTTGTACAATATGGCAAAGAAAAAGAATGCCAGTGTCAAGCTGCAAGAATACTCCAAAACATTGGTGTTGCAACAGTGTTATATTGTGGAAAACACTTTGCTTTTCACACTGGCCCTAAACTTTAGGTTCTTTGCTATGAGGGAGCACAACTCCTAACTGTAGTAATAGATGGCGATTCAACTGGACAGGATTGGCAGCCACGGTGTGCCTGCTAGGCAGTTTGATTTTCAGCCTCTTCGGTATAACTTTGCTTGCTCATATAGTGCTGTTTCTCCAAAGACGTCACTATGCACAGACCCCTGACATTCAATTAATAATGAGCTCTTACTTCCCAGGCTAGAAAGCACGGGTAGTATAGCAGTGAATGCAAACTGTTCTTCTATTCAATATAATTTGAGTTTAATACCATAAGAAGAGGTATAAGTAGAAGTTCTACATACTGTAAAGTATACAACCTGGACTCCTGTAGCTGCCGAAGTTTTAAAATGAGCAGAGCCTCCCCCTGACTCACAGTAAATTATGTCTTCCTCAGATGGGAAAGAATAACCCCTCTCTAGGCTATCATCTGGTTTATGTCTCTTTTCTATTAGGCATTGTGGTattgcgggtccacagctcccatcaaaggtcagttttaaataaataatcaccgcgctcacggcttagcgagggggtgtggtggttgtgtggccgAAGCGGGTCTCAGCGGTTTGCGATGtggccgtttctcacctaagtgcacaggtgagagaccgcccgcatccatgattgttcctggggctgctaatttgccacagctgccatgccctctggATAAAATAGAAGTGCGAGTTGGCtagagggagaaaaaagaaaaagaaaagaaaggagagaaacaaccagaggttgcaggagaaagcaggaagtaggagagagagagaaagccggtgcgggagagcgagcgagtgcaggctcgtatGCAGCTGTacgggaagcctgggtgttgggccgacacccgggagtagtagtagttgtcgctcccgctgagtgatcatgtagcgggagtgaccagtgatgaaaggtggatgactctccacgtaaggccgcggaaggcagcgggagtcaggacttgggacatggtgtccccagcgtgagagccctggtcgttggggaatcccaagtcgctGTTTGGAGGAGCCAGGAGTCGGTGAGGCAATCCTAAcagcaggtcagctgcagctagggtgactccTCTATTGAGAAGCCCAGACGGGAGAAACAGGGGAGCCACCAGCAGTAGAAGAAGGATGCAccggatttttaaaaggacagctttctgcattattttaaccttgttgtttttaagaagacttttttctaataattttaacctccacgttttcactactgtttttatggattatttatttaaatgactctttttgaagcactgcactttatttatttgaacactgttttgttgtgttgtttatataaaagcacttgacacttttgcaccatccccttgctatgttgttgcctcactgcttagctcatcggtaacattaccgacagtgtcgggttaagggctcccggacagcagatgggagTATGCAGCAtacccgcatcatcacaggccTCCTTGTTATGCTTATTctaaactagccgtcccccgcggctccacctgtgactagtgaaacaggacagtgaggagggccctgcctggctccctacacctgtcgtcacacttccccctcccctcggatGAGTGTGAgtgtatcactcctgcaagcaaactatgatactaagtgtgatgagagaagtcgcgaaatcaaccagaatgttcaagcaaattctagaaaaaaaacagatgtaaattcattaagtagttctctcgacgctagctaagcagaagtaagatatgccccgaggctggctcgtgagtgaggagggccccaccccacTCCCCTCGGTGTGCTGTGTctttctcggattcgcgcaaataaattggtaccacaactgaactatgatacttagcgcaatgagcgAGGTTgcagaatcaaccggaatgttcaagcaaattttagaaataaagccgatcttaagtagttctctcgtgaaaagtgaacagacggagacacagacattggattttatatatacagagatgaTTGTTTATAAATGCTCAGTAAATGCTGTAATTAATATACAAATATGGCATTCAAACATCGCACTTTTCGTCAAATAGGAAACCAAAcaattgattattaaaaaaaacttaagacTGATAAAACAAACATCAATTCTTTAAACAAATTAAGCAATTCAAGTAATATCACTTCAGCTTTTCATTTTGTACAACAAAGTCCATTTAATCCCTGCATTGGACATTATCAGAAATTGGAATAATTCAgttccaaattatttttaaattttgtgttatTTCCAAAATTTTCATCCATATATCAATCAGTAAATGGCCCAAACGCGAGGGTTCGGTGCCCAAATCGATCCCTTGTGGCTATTGATGAGCAAACTCCACAATGTTCGCTTCACTTCGGAGAAATCTTGGAAGTGTTTGCAAATATCTCTGAACTTgtcgaaatgcattgaagtcaatgtggaaggactaactgaactagatttgactggattgtcatggtgcaatcatctttaaagtgtccctgagggctagcaAAATGTCTGCCAACTGTACTGGACTAAttactgtggccaaaaaggtgacctgagctgtgtggcagcaattccaaccactgcaccactatgcctcTGTGGgatcaaaagagaaagaaaacagtcAGAGACACACAATCATAGATTTCATCAAAACTAAAGCTGAAATGtagaaatcatagtcaaaagtaaaaaataaattaggttatttaaattcagaaaattcaaagtagcgtgtcatgattgaagccgctGGCTCGTTCTATCTTTTGAAGTCACACTGAAGGccctccaaactgtctgtgctgatgctttacactttttcttccatcaaaaagATTGAAATGtgttgtaaatagtaatacatcttttgttattattattattattatttcacagagtctcctgtgtttggcatcaggctccttcaagctttgttttttatctccacgTGGCTAGGCATTCATGCATAGGGTACGTGCCTCCTTCTCTTTTACTGACATGGAACTCGAACatcaacctgcacatttggcgaTAAGCAAAGATTACTAGCTATTTATGCTGCATatgtttcacaaaaataaattctgagaACCTGCACTATTTACTTTTCTGTTCTACCACTAACTAAATctcacagagtctgtaatgcccAGGGGTCGGCcccatccaatgttggctgttacatcTCTGGGGGATGTCGCACttgccttgcaaagcattatggggcactgaGGAAAAAtttgaattatcagtaaataatttgacacACAAGGACACATGCGGACATGGCAAATTTGCTGCAAATAACGCTTTGGTGAAATTTACTGATCAACACTACTGTCGCATACACATATCAAGTAGCAGAAGTAATCTACCCTGCTAGGGTCTCTTCAAAGCCCAAATAAGATCAAAGGTGCCAAAGGTAACTGAAAAATGGGAAGTTTTCCTtttgagaaacacacacacagggctgtcacaatgggcactggctggggtccccaggagcatagggggcaatgatgtttctgatgcttatgtatgtttctgttttgcaatcaaaacaggggtcccagTACACTGCTTTGTtcaggggcctatgatgctgttaagacagccctttGAGGGGCCTTTGACTCCAGTTTTCAATCCTTCCCATCAGGGAGCCTTCATTCTAAGGTTGCTTCTGGCTCCTGGCTCAGTCACTCTGGCATTGACTGAAAAGCGCCATTCACATGTTAGCAGAACGGTGTTGGTAACAAACTGGAAATGCAACATTTTTCAGTGATAAAGCAAAGGTTCTCTTTTCATCAGCAGTAAACACTGCACTCTGTTTCCACTGATGGAGCCTGTTTAACATGGTGAAGTTTGAGCAGCAAGTCATTTTAGCAGAAGCACTCCTAGTGccagggccggactgggaagcttattcaggccaggaatcccaagtctaaccctagccacacaatatacatcagttttcttgtacaggcacagactcaaaaaaccaacaaacaccatttcgtcttcaaatttttttataaaatgaagagagagtagattcagcttttatatatacatttcactcttaaatattagtctcaagaCAACCTCTAATAACgtgtggaacaacacttcataaaCAAATACACCAtgtagttctataatatttatatcaaaacaaatgtacaaaaagcactgaaccacaaaaagtagttgtcagtgGAATCCCCAATGCAGAGATCATGTCTGCAGTTTCAAATGTGAGTCTGGAATCTCCACAGCCGACCCTCTGTCAGTGTCTGGATGGTAATGCTAAATACTcttccacaaagtttgaagtgttggtcaaaaaagaccactttgaatttcttcaaaagacaaaagactcaaaaatgtCTCAGTACCACAGAATTCTGCCAagctttttttaaagaatgcacttagtaaacaaaaaactatgaaacattttgtgtacCTTATTCAGTCCCTGTCTCATCCCAGCGCTGAGGTATAACTGTCAGAGTgcgagaaaaaaaatattaaaataaagtaaaaacaagacacgTTCATTAACAAAGTTAtcacgaaataaagaacaacaggtacatttaaaaataccACTCACATAcatatttcattaataaaaaaataaagtaaaacattttgtgtagcatattcagtcactctgagggaaaaagtataaaaaaaaaccttaaaaatgtgaccatatgctacactttatgaaaatttgaaacaaaaataaaacaaaataaatacacagtaacaaattccaaaacccatacaacatccaaatataattcaaagtatattataaacttttaaacaatcttcatacataactttaatcacaaaagcacccGACTTACGCACCTGTCATCATAGCActcctgtttaactgtcagagcgcgaGACGCAAGCAAAGTCAAAACAAGGAACCATTCgaccagaaaccagaaaagaaaccctcCAATGTTAAACCGAAAGGATTTGTGCTCACCACAGAGCAATAACGCCGGCtcgttttccagtataataacattatataatttcaccattagtttatttcactggttgctctgaATGCCAGGCCAGGCCAGGCCACTGGAAAAGCTTGTGCTGATTGTAAACGACAGTCCGGCTCTGCCTTGTGCTATTCAACCAACAACTTAGACTTTAGAGGCCTGCCAAACAGGAATGAGGCATGGAGAAGGATTGCTATTGAACTTAATATATCAGgcaaacatttttgtttccagAAAAGCTAATATATTAATTGCCAACCTAGTCTGCTGGGACACTCCTACAGGGACATCTTATAAAAGCTTCCTCTTTGTTCTTGTACCAGTCAGTCTTCAGTAGCTGGTAAAGGACTTGGTCTTTAAGCAAGCTTCCTAGCTTCCTGTTCTCTTACCATGCACCACT is a window of Erpetoichthys calabaricus chromosome 7, fErpCal1.3, whole genome shotgun sequence DNA encoding:
- the ch25hl2 gene encoding cholesterol 25-hydroxylase-like protein 2: MEFLFCYSQAIHMANMTSYIPGKSVLQLFWDYLLTNFQDTLRSPLFPIILSVSTYFLLVTLFTILDVLAYILPGINQYKIHSKKQVTLNEILKTLGLTVYNHLVFIFPATVAQWYWRPPVPLPKEAPSLLEFVFGILGCTILFDFQYYLWHMLHHKIKWLYTTFHAIHHEFYEPFSLVTQYLSAWELICVGFWTTVDPIFFQCHCLTAWSFMVFNVWISIDDHCGYDFPWSMHNLIPFGLWGGSIKHYAHHQKPSTNFAPFFSHWDWLAGTGSGWEHSAALTTRLKKKS